Proteins from a single region of Erythrobacter sp.:
- a CDS encoding esterase-like activity of phytase family protein yields the protein MSRANLWRIALLFAVALGLAPGLVWRTPTGLREDVAVVRVTPLAERAGVAGKLSLSGVWELSSPHGWFGGFSALAAAGPRHLIAGSDRGWLLDLDLTGPTPRAVPGSFRFVGERLQGREEVLDLESLAREPASGTLWGGFERENVVFRWAGDGTRTIRPPPEIDRWSENSGPETMARLADGRFIMIAEGPLDGSDTVHEGLLFPSDPAEPVAAQRFRFRAPANYDPVDMTEVPDGRVLILLRRVRYTLPAATFDTAIAIADPRLIRPDGEWQGEVIQRMTGGVFADNFEGIAFVPDAAHPLRGAIWVIADDNFSVFQKSVLLRFDWEG from the coding sequence GTGAGCCGCGCCAACCTCTGGCGCATCGCGCTGCTGTTCGCGGTGGCGCTGGGGCTGGCCCCGGGGCTCGTCTGGCGCACCCCCACCGGCCTGCGCGAGGATGTGGCCGTGGTGCGCGTCACCCCGCTGGCCGAGCGGGCGGGCGTGGCGGGCAAGCTCAGCCTTTCGGGCGTATGGGAGCTGTCCTCGCCCCATGGCTGGTTCGGCGGCTTCTCCGCACTGGCGGCGGCGGGGCCTCGGCATCTGATTGCGGGCAGCGATCGCGGCTGGCTGCTCGATCTCGATCTCACCGGCCCCACCCCCCGCGCCGTGCCGGGCAGTTTCCGCTTCGTCGGCGAACGCTTGCAGGGGCGCGAGGAGGTGCTTGATCTCGAATCGCTCGCCCGCGAACCTGCCAGCGGCACGCTGTGGGGCGGGTTCGAGCGCGAGAATGTCGTCTTCCGCTGGGCGGGTGATGGCACGCGCACCATCCGCCCGCCCCCCGAAATCGACCGCTGGAGCGAGAATAGCGGCCCCGAGACAATGGCGCGGCTTGCGGACGGGCGCTTCATCATGATTGCCGAAGGGCCGCTGGATGGCAGCGACACGGTCCACGAGGGCCTGCTGTTCCCGAGCGATCCGGCCGAGCCGGTGGCAGCGCAGCGGTTCCGCTTCCGTGCCCCGGCGAATTACGATCCGGTCGATATGACTGAGGTGCCGGACGGGCGCGTGCTGATCCTGCTGCGGCGGGTGCGTTACACCCTGCCCGCTGCGACTTTCGACACCGCCATCGCAATCGCCGATCCGCGTCTGATCCGGCCGGACGGAGAATGGCAGGGCGAAGTGATCCAGCGCATGACGGGCGGGGTGTTTGCCGACAATTTCGAGGGCATCGCCTTTGTGCCGGACGCGGCCCACCCCTTACGCGGCGCGATCTGGGTGATCGCGGACGACAACTTCTCGGTGTTCCAGAAGAGCGTGCTGCTGCGGTTTGATTGGGAGGGGTGA
- a CDS encoding uracil-DNA glycosylase, with protein MAGDTIPDSWRSVLEPALASAEARKLGGWLKAEEAAGKQVYPPRGTRLAALALTPLDEVRCVILGQDPYHGPGQAHGLAFSVQAGVRVPPSLVNIYKELEADLGLPRAASGDLSRWARQGVLLLNNTLTVEAGQAGSHAGRGWDAITDAAVAAVAERDVPTVFILWGSHAKKKASRIPALTRNTAHLVLTSAHPSPLSAHNGFFGSRPFSQTNAFLEANGRGAIDWAL; from the coding sequence ATGGCAGGCGATACCATTCCCGATAGCTGGCGCAGCGTCCTGGAGCCCGCGCTGGCGAGCGCAGAAGCGCGCAAGCTCGGCGGGTGGCTCAAGGCCGAGGAGGCTGCGGGCAAGCAGGTCTATCCCCCGCGCGGGACACGGCTGGCCGCGCTCGCGCTGACCCCGCTCGATGAGGTGCGCTGCGTGATCCTCGGGCAGGATCCCTATCACGGGCCGGGACAGGCGCATGGCCTTGCCTTTTCGGTGCAGGCAGGCGTGCGGGTGCCGCCGAGCCTCGTGAACATCTACAAGGAGCTGGAGGCGGACCTCGGCCTGCCCCGCGCCGCCAGCGGCGATCTGTCGCGCTGGGCGCGGCAGGGCGTGCTGCTGCTCAACAACACGCTGACAGTCGAGGCAGGCCAGGCGGGCAGCCATGCCGGGCGCGGATGGGATGCGATCACCGATGCCGCCGTCGCCGCCGTTGCGGAGCGCGATGTGCCGACGGTGTTCATCCTGTGGGGCAGCCACGCCAAGAAGAAGGCGAGCCGCATCCCGGCCCTCACCCGAAACACCGCGCATCTGGTGCTGACCTCGGCCCACCCCAGCCCGCTTTCGGCCCATAACGGCTTTTTCGGCTCGCGCCCCTTCAGCCAGACCAATGCCTTCCTTGAGGCCAACGGGCGAGGCGCAATTGATTGGGCGTTATGA
- a CDS encoding LptA/OstA family protein produces MTNPTPSRGLRRTALVWGLGGFALTCALAGGMTLNAQGISSHDSSAPVNYAADRIELQDRENRVILSGNVVIEQAGLTVRSARTLVNFEDTGSLSIQRITATGGVEVTRGDERASGDNAIYDFDRRIITMAGNVRLRRGSDTLNGGRLVIDLQSGLSSVDGSAAGGAPGVSGSSGKGRVTGSFVVPQRDKK; encoded by the coding sequence ATGACAAATCCCACCCCTTCGCGCGGATTGCGCCGCACCGCTCTCGTCTGGGGCCTTGGCGGCTTTGCGCTGACCTGTGCGCTGGCGGGCGGGATGACGCTCAATGCGCAGGGTATCAGCAGCCACGATTCCAGCGCGCCGGTGAACTACGCGGCCGACCGGATCGAGCTGCAGGACCGCGAGAACCGCGTGATCCTGTCGGGCAATGTCGTGATCGAGCAGGCCGGCCTGACGGTGCGCTCGGCCCGCACGCTGGTCAATTTCGAGGATACGGGCTCGCTCAGCATCCAGCGCATCACCGCCACCGGCGGGGTCGAGGTCACGCGCGGCGATGAACGCGCCAGCGGCGACAATGCGATCTATGATTTCGATCGCCGGATCATCACCATGGCCGGCAATGTCCGGCTGCGGCGCGGCAGCGATACGCTCAATGGCGGGCGGCTGGTGATCGACCTTCAAAGCGGGTTGTCGAGCGTTGACGGCAGCGCGGCGGGCGGTGCGCCGGGGGTGTCGGGATCTTCGGGCAAGGGTCGGGTGACCGGCAGCTTCGTCGTCCCCCAGCGCGACAAGAAGTAA
- a CDS encoding DUF2093 domain-containing protein translates to MLMSSADNPARLYYGPSSFRVLRPGTHVLCAVTSEAIPLAELRYWSAERQEAYASCEIATRRLLGLDPA, encoded by the coding sequence ATGCTGATGTCTTCCGCCGACAATCCCGCCCGGCTCTATTACGGCCCCTCCAGCTTCCGGGTGCTGCGCCCGGGCACCCATGTGCTGTGCGCGGTGACGAGCGAAGCGATCCCGCTTGCGGAACTGCGCTACTGGAGCGCGGAGCGGCAGGAGGCCTATGCCTCGTGCGAGATCGCGACGCGGCGCCTGCTGGGCCTCGATCCCGCCTGA
- the lptC gene encoding LPS export ABC transporter periplasmic protein LptC, whose amino-acid sequence MVSTHPEMETSEARALRSRRQHFAVPGGSHDKLVGFLARGLPMLVGIVAALMVITPLSPRGEVSFLLDRNKVALIDERLSVENAMYRGRDNRGRPFSLLAGEAVQRSSIEGLVRMRDLVAQMVLTDGPARLSAGGGTYDIDAETVAVDGPVRLTASDGYTMVADGVSVDLKARLMRGDNGVSGEVPAGTFSANAIRADLSARTLTLDGAARLTMIPGKLRMP is encoded by the coding sequence ATGGTCAGCACCCACCCCGAGATGGAGACCAGCGAGGCCCGCGCCCTGCGCAGCCGGCGCCAGCATTTCGCGGTGCCGGGCGGTTCGCATGACAAGCTGGTCGGCTTTCTCGCACGCGGGTTGCCGATGCTGGTGGGGATTGTCGCCGCACTGATGGTGATCACGCCCCTGAGCCCGCGCGGCGAAGTGAGCTTCCTGCTCGATCGCAACAAGGTAGCGCTGATCGACGAGCGCCTCTCGGTCGAGAACGCCATGTATCGCGGGCGCGACAACCGGGGCCGCCCCTTCTCGCTGCTGGCGGGCGAGGCGGTCCAGCGCTCGAGCATCGAGGGACTGGTGCGGATGCGCGATCTGGTGGCGCAGATGGTGCTGACCGATGGCCCCGCCCGCCTCAGTGCCGGCGGCGGCACCTATGATATCGACGCAGAAACTGTCGCGGTCGACGGCCCGGTGCGCCTCACCGCCAGCGATGGCTACACCATGGTGGCGGACGGCGTTTCGGTTGATCTGAAGGCGCGGCTGATGCGCGGGGACAATGGCGTCTCGGGCGAAGTCCCGGCCGGCACCTTCTCGGCCAATGCGATCCGCGCCGATCTGTCCGCGCGCACGCTGACGCTTGACGGCGCGGCGCGGCTCACCATGATCCCTGGCAAGCTGAGGATGCCGTGA
- a CDS encoding EI24 domain-containing protein: protein MSAVLPALLKALGQLGDRRILAVVAKSVVLTLAVFVVAGAGLFLLLEEARQWIGWAPIHGATVILTALVTLLAAWLLFRVVAMAVLQFFADEVVAAVEVRHYPALAASAQRLPLRREIAIALRGLVRALGYNLLAVPVAAVTAFTGIGPALVFLAVNAVLLGRELTDMAWLRHCRGTEQATPVGAGERFLMGAAIAGLMLVPVIGLIAPVLGAAAGSHLVLRRIEAEGQA, encoded by the coding sequence ATGTCTGCCGTTCTGCCTGCACTCCTGAAGGCCCTTGGCCAGCTGGGTGACCGCCGCATCCTTGCGGTGGTGGCCAAGAGCGTCGTGCTGACCCTGGCGGTGTTCGTGGTGGCAGGCGCGGGCCTGTTCCTGCTGCTTGAGGAAGCGCGCCAGTGGATCGGCTGGGCACCGATCCACGGGGCGACGGTGATCCTCACCGCGCTGGTGACCCTGCTGGCGGCTTGGCTCTTGTTCCGCGTGGTGGCCATGGCGGTGCTGCAATTCTTCGCCGACGAGGTGGTCGCCGCAGTTGAGGTGCGGCACTATCCGGCGCTTGCCGCCAGCGCGCAGCGCTTGCCGCTGCGCCGCGAGATCGCGATTGCGCTGCGGGGCTTGGTGCGGGCGCTGGGCTATAATCTTCTTGCTGTGCCGGTGGCGGCGGTGACAGCCTTCACCGGCATCGGCCCGGCGCTGGTGTTCCTCGCCGTCAACGCGGTGTTGCTGGGGCGCGAGCTCACTGACATGGCGTGGCTGCGCCATTGCCGGGGGACGGAGCAGGCAACGCCGGTGGGTGCGGGCGAGCGGTTTCTGATGGGTGCCGCGATTGCCGGACTGATGCTGGTGCCGGTCATCGGCCTCATCGCCCCCGTGCTGGGCGCGGCGGCAGGGTCACATCTGGTGCTGCGGCGGATCGAAGCGGAAGGACAGGCGTGA
- the xseA gene encoding exodeoxyribonuclease VII large subunit: MATPPNTDNDAGLVARERQGDNAQPLTISEISALLKRTVEDRFGFVRLRGELSGVKRAASGHFYCALKDEGALIDGVMWKGNAQRLNFRAEDGLEVIATGKLTTYPGRSKYQIVIDSMELAGEGALLALLEKTRARLAAEGLFDERRKRRLPFLPQVIGVVTSPTGAVIRDILHRLADRFPSHVLVWPVLVQGQGAAEQVAAAVRGFSAIAPGGPVPRPDVVIVARGGGSIEDLWSFNEEVVVRAIAECSIPVISAVGHETDTTLADFAADRRAPTPTAAAEMAVPVRADRAFTLSDLAARQRRAVYRPLELGRERLAARVRLMPRPENLLAPQTQRLDDLGERLRRALGDRSAKGRERLAGAAARLSPALLTRSAAEAQRRLDRARLSPALVERPLRHGADRLAALTRVMSQLHPEKPLERGYAIIRTAEGKALTTRAEAAGEAALVLQWRDGTMDAVPAGSAPAPVPAKPRPAPAPAPKRPSSGVQQDDLFG, translated from the coding sequence ATGGCTACTCCGCCCAACACCGATAATGATGCCGGGCTGGTAGCGCGTGAGCGGCAGGGCGACAATGCGCAGCCCCTCACCATCAGCGAAATATCCGCGCTGCTCAAACGCACGGTCGAGGATCGCTTCGGCTTCGTGCGGCTGCGGGGTGAACTCTCGGGGGTGAAACGCGCCGCTTCGGGCCATTTCTACTGCGCGCTGAAGGATGAGGGCGCGCTGATCGACGGGGTGATGTGGAAGGGCAATGCCCAGCGCCTCAATTTCCGCGCCGAAGACGGGTTGGAGGTGATCGCCACCGGCAAGCTCACCACCTATCCGGGCCGATCCAAGTACCAGATCGTGATCGATTCCATGGAGCTGGCGGGCGAGGGCGCGCTGCTGGCGCTGCTGGAGAAGACCCGCGCTAGGCTGGCGGCCGAGGGGTTGTTCGACGAGCGCCGCAAGCGCCGCCTGCCATTCCTGCCGCAGGTGATCGGCGTGGTGACTTCGCCTACCGGCGCGGTGATCCGCGACATTCTCCACCGCCTCGCTGACCGCTTCCCTTCGCATGTGCTCGTCTGGCCAGTGCTGGTGCAGGGGCAGGGCGCGGCAGAGCAGGTGGCAGCAGCGGTCCGCGGTTTCTCCGCGATTGCACCGGGCGGACCGGTGCCGCGCCCCGATGTGGTGATCGTCGCGCGCGGGGGCGGCTCGATCGAGGACCTGTGGAGCTTCAACGAGGAAGTCGTGGTGCGCGCCATCGCCGAGTGCTCGATCCCCGTGATCAGCGCGGTGGGCCACGAGACCGACACCACGCTCGCCGATTTCGCGGCCGACCGCCGTGCGCCCACGCCCACGGCGGCGGCGGAGATGGCGGTGCCGGTGCGCGCCGATCGGGCCTTTACCCTGTCCGATCTCGCCGCCCGCCAGCGCCGTGCGGTCTACCGCCCGCTGGAACTCGGGCGGGAACGGCTGGCGGCGCGGGTGCGGCTGATGCCGCGTCCGGAGAACCTGCTCGCCCCCCAGACCCAGCGCCTGGACGATCTGGGCGAACGCCTGCGCCGTGCTCTCGGCGATCGTTCTGCCAAGGGGCGCGAGCGGCTGGCGGGTGCGGCGGCCCGGCTCTCGCCCGCGTTGCTGACGCGCTCGGCCGCCGAGGCGCAGCGGCGGCTGGACCGCGCGCGCCTCAGTCCGGCGCTGGTCGAACGGCCCTTGCGGCATGGGGCAGACCGGCTCGCCGCGCTGACCCGCGTGATGAGCCAGCTACACCCCGAAAAGCCGCTGGAACGCGGCTATGCGATCATCCGCACGGCCGAGGGCAAGGCGCTCACTACCCGCGCCGAGGCGGCGGGCGAGGCGGCGCTGGTGCTGCAATGGCGCGACGGGACGATGGATGCCGTCCCCGCCGGCAGCGCCCCTGCCCCTGTTCCGGCCAAACCGCGCCCCGCCCCCGCCCCCGCCCCCAAACGCCCTTCGTCCGGCGTTCAACAAGATGATTTGTTCGGTTAG
- a CDS encoding enoyl-CoA hydratase translates to MEDVILLEVADGVATVTLNRPQAMNALNRALRKRLAEVMRAVDADASVRAVILTGAGERAFTAGLDLKELGSEEGALGSANATDPADNPVKAIELCRKPVIGAINGVAITGGFEVALACDVLIASTNARFADTHARVGIVPGWGLSQKLSRMIGISRAKELAFTGNFLDAATAHSWGLVNHVVAADELLPLARKLAGDMASIDPAFLGLYKRLIDDGYAQSFGEGLALEAARSSAANSAVAPDEVEARRAAVQERGRTQG, encoded by the coding sequence ATGGAAGACGTGATCCTGCTTGAAGTCGCGGATGGTGTCGCCACCGTTACCCTCAACCGTCCGCAGGCGATGAACGCATTGAACCGCGCCCTCAGGAAGCGCCTTGCCGAGGTGATGCGCGCGGTTGATGCCGACGCAAGCGTGCGCGCCGTCATCCTCACCGGCGCGGGCGAGCGGGCCTTCACCGCGGGCCTCGACCTCAAGGAACTTGGCAGCGAGGAGGGCGCGCTGGGCAGCGCCAACGCCACCGATCCGGCCGACAATCCGGTGAAGGCCATCGAGCTTTGCCGCAAGCCCGTGATCGGCGCGATCAATGGCGTGGCGATCACGGGCGGGTTCGAAGTCGCGCTCGCCTGCGATGTGCTGATCGCCAGCACCAATGCCCGCTTTGCCGATACCCACGCGCGGGTCGGCATCGTGCCGGGCTGGGGCCTGTCGCAGAAACTCTCCCGCATGATAGGCATCAGCCGCGCGAAGGAACTCGCCTTCACTGGCAACTTCCTCGACGCCGCCACCGCGCACAGCTGGGGGCTGGTGAACCACGTTGTTGCAGCCGACGAGCTGCTCCCGCTTGCGCGCAAGCTGGCGGGCGACATGGCGAGTATCGATCCGGCCTTCCTCGGCCTCTACAAGCGGCTGATCGACGATGGCTACGCCCAAAGCTTCGGCGAGGGCCTCGCGCTGGAGGCCGCCCGCTCCAGCGCCGCCAATTCCGCCGTCGCCCCCGATGAGGTCGAAGCCCGCCGCGCCGCCGTGCAGGAGCGTGGCCGCACGCAAGGCTAG
- a CDS encoding ribonuclease D, producing MAVHFHEEDLPAGVLAGTGAIAVDTETMGLITARDRLCVVQLSDGSGNEHLVRFGPNSTYDAPNLKALLADTSRIKLYHFARFDLAAIQHYLGVVAAPVFCTKIASRLTRTYTDRHGLKNLVEELLGESLSKQQQSSDWGGPVLSDAQRDYAASDVRYLHRLMAELTVRLEREGRTAIAQACFDFLPTRAALDLAGWPETDIFAHA from the coding sequence ATGGCTGTACATTTTCACGAGGAAGACCTGCCCGCGGGCGTGCTCGCAGGGACTGGCGCGATTGCGGTTGATACCGAGACCATGGGGCTGATCACCGCGCGTGACCGGCTGTGCGTGGTGCAACTCTCCGATGGTTCGGGAAACGAGCATCTGGTGCGCTTCGGCCCGAACAGCACCTATGACGCGCCCAATCTGAAGGCGCTGCTGGCCGACACTTCGCGGATCAAGCTCTATCACTTCGCCCGCTTCGATCTCGCCGCGATCCAGCACTATCTCGGCGTGGTGGCAGCACCGGTGTTCTGCACCAAGATCGCCAGCCGCCTGACCCGCACCTACACCGATCGCCACGGCCTCAAGAACCTCGTCGAGGAATTGCTGGGCGAGAGCCTGTCGAAGCAGCAGCAGTCGAGCGACTGGGGCGGACCGGTGCTGAGCGATGCCCAGCGCGACTATGCCGCGAGCGATGTGCGCTATCTCCACCGCCTGATGGCCGAACTCACCGTGCGGCTGGAGCGCGAGGGGCGCACCGCCATCGCGCAGGCGTGTTTCGACTTCTTGCCCACCCGCGCCGCGCTGGACCTCGCCGGCTGGCCCGAAACCGATATCTTCGCCCACGCATAG
- the tadA gene encoding tRNA adenosine(34) deaminase TadA codes for MTHWPLPLPMQRALAAAQAAAEAGEVPIGAVIVKDGVVIAEAHNSPRTDHDPTAHAEIMAIRRAAQALGDERLTDCELWVTLEPCAMCAGAIAHARIARLYYAASDPKGGAVEHGARVFEQPQTLHRPEVYSGIGEAEAAAMLKGFFRERR; via the coding sequence ATGACCCACTGGCCGCTCCCCCTGCCGATGCAACGCGCGCTCGCGGCGGCGCAGGCGGCGGCCGAGGCCGGCGAAGTGCCGATTGGCGCGGTGATCGTCAAGGACGGGGTGGTGATTGCCGAGGCGCATAACAGCCCGCGCACGGATCATGATCCCACCGCCCACGCCGAAATCATGGCGATTCGCCGCGCGGCGCAGGCATTGGGCGATGAACGCCTGACCGACTGCGAGCTGTGGGTGACGCTGGAGCCCTGCGCCATGTGTGCAGGCGCGATTGCCCACGCCCGTATCGCCCGGCTCTATTACGCCGCCAGCGACCCCAAGGGCGGCGCAGTGGAACACGGCGCAAGGGTGTTCGAACAGCCCCAGACCCTCCACCGCCCCGAAGTCTATTCCGGCATCGGCGAGGCCGAGGCGGCGGCGATGCTCAAGGGGTTCTTCCGCGAGCGGCGGTAG
- a CDS encoding adenosine kinase yields the protein MTATTPPRYDVIAIGNAVVDVIASCEEELIEELGLNRGGMTLIDEARAEELYEAMPPARELSGGSAANTLAGLATLGLQCAFIGQVAEDQLGKVFRHDMRATGIDFDTPGREGEPATGRVLIFVTPDGERTMNTFLGAGQFLPAAALDESLIASGAILYLEGYLWDPEEPRRAMRRAIEVARDAGRKIAFTASESFVIDRHGEDFRAMIEDGVIDILFVNESELATLTGEDDFEAGLAAVAGKVPVLVATRSEKGAVAIAHGERAEVAAVPVIKVVDTTGAGDQFAAGFLSGYVKGEPLTRCLKRGAICASEVISHYGPRPEADMLKLMEERL from the coding sequence GTGACCGCCACCACCCCGCCCCGTTACGACGTGATCGCCATCGGTAATGCCGTGGTCGACGTGATTGCCTCCTGCGAGGAGGAGCTGATCGAGGAGCTGGGGCTCAATCGCGGCGGGATGACCCTGATCGATGAGGCGCGCGCTGAGGAGCTTTACGAAGCCATGCCGCCCGCGCGCGAGCTTTCGGGCGGTTCGGCGGCGAACACGCTGGCGGGGCTGGCCACGCTGGGCCTGCAATGCGCCTTCATCGGGCAGGTCGCCGAAGACCAGCTCGGCAAGGTGTTCCGCCACGACATGCGCGCCACCGGCATCGATTTCGACACGCCCGGACGCGAGGGCGAACCCGCCACCGGCCGCGTGCTGATCTTCGTCACCCCCGATGGCGAGCGCACGATGAACACCTTCCTTGGCGCGGGCCAGTTCCTCCCCGCCGCCGCGCTCGACGAAAGCCTGATCGCGAGCGGCGCGATCCTCTATCTCGAAGGCTATCTGTGGGACCCGGAAGAGCCCCGCCGCGCCATGCGCCGCGCCATCGAAGTGGCGCGCGATGCCGGTCGCAAGATCGCCTTCACCGCGTCCGAAAGCTTCGTGATCGATCGCCACGGCGAGGATTTCCGCGCCATGATCGAAGACGGCGTGATCGACATCCTGTTCGTCAACGAAAGCGAACTCGCCACGCTGACGGGCGAGGATGACTTCGAAGCGGGCCTCGCAGCTGTGGCAGGCAAGGTGCCGGTGCTGGTCGCCACCCGCAGCGAGAAGGGCGCGGTTGCGATTGCCCACGGCGAGCGCGCCGAAGTCGCCGCCGTGCCGGTCATCAAGGTGGTCGACACCACCGGCGCGGGCGACCAGTTCGCCGCCGGCTTCCTGTCCGGCTACGTCAAGGGCGAGCCCCTGACCCGCTGCTTGAAGCGCGGCGCGATCTGCGCCTCGGAAGTGATCTCGCACTACGGCCCGCGTCCTGAAGCCGATATGCTGAAGCTGATGGAAGAGAGGTTGTAA
- a CDS encoding STAS/SEC14 domain-containing protein — protein MIDIERIAPDAHQFLVYGEISRDDIAAFIAFAKAQVETGERSHALFDLTSLAGTPPLSAITLELANMGTLMKWVYRLDRIAVISDEAWLRAASRIESALLPGVSYAVYDADAADKARAWVLGKG, from the coding sequence ATGATCGATATCGAACGCATTGCTCCCGACGCCCACCAGTTCCTCGTCTATGGCGAGATCTCGCGGGACGACATCGCCGCCTTCATCGCCTTCGCCAAGGCGCAGGTCGAGACGGGGGAGCGCAGCCATGCGCTGTTCGACCTCACGTCGCTGGCCGGCACGCCCCCGCTCTCGGCCATCACCCTCGAACTGGCCAACATGGGGACGCTGATGAAGTGGGTCTACCGGCTCGATCGCATCGCGGTGATCTCCGACGAGGCCTGGCTGCGCGCCGCTTCAAGAATCGAAAGCGCGCTACTGCCGGGTGTGAGCTACGCGGTCTATGATGCCGACGCGGCCGACAAGGCGCGCGCCTGGGTGCTGGGCAAGGGCTAG
- the purD gene encoding phosphoribosylamine--glycine ligase → MNILLLGSGGREHALAWKLAQSPACTRLYAAPGNPGIAEEAECVALDVTDHAAVSAFCAEKDIDLVVVGPEAPLVDGLSDALRAAGVPVFGPSQAAAQLEGSKGFTKDLCARAGIPTAGYVRTSSLEEARAALARFAAPYVLKADGLAAGKGVVIAETLADAEATLADMFGGGFGGAGAQVVIEEFMEGEEASFFALTDGTAIVPFGSAQDHKRVGDGDTGPNTGGMGAYSPAPVLTAELQARVMAEIIEPTVRTMREEGNPYQGVLFAGLMLTAQGPKLIEYNARFGDPECQVLMMRLESDLVSIMLACATGTLEGTAVALREETALTVVMAAKGYPGTPEKGGAIDLSGVAAGAAKIFHAGTALKDGALVANGGRVLAVTATGASVTEAQAKAYAAVGAIRFPSGFCRRDIGHREIAREVAREAQAQI, encoded by the coding sequence ATGAATATCCTGCTTCTGGGTTCGGGAGGCCGCGAACATGCGCTGGCATGGAAGCTGGCGCAATCCCCTGCCTGCACACGCCTTTACGCCGCCCCCGGAAATCCCGGCATTGCCGAGGAGGCGGAATGCGTGGCGCTGGACGTGACGGATCATGCGGCGGTGAGCGCCTTTTGCGCCGAGAAGGACATCGACCTCGTGGTGGTCGGCCCCGAAGCGCCGCTGGTGGACGGGCTGTCGGATGCCTTGCGCGCGGCGGGCGTGCCGGTGTTCGGCCCCTCGCAGGCCGCCGCCCAGCTCGAAGGATCCAAGGGCTTCACCAAGGACCTCTGCGCCCGCGCGGGCATCCCCACCGCTGGCTATGTGCGCACCTCCAGCCTTGAGGAGGCCCGCGCCGCCCTCGCCCGCTTTGCCGCGCCTTACGTGCTCAAGGCCGATGGGCTCGCGGCCGGCAAGGGCGTGGTGATCGCCGAGACCCTCGCTGATGCCGAGGCAACCCTCGCCGACATGTTCGGCGGCGGCTTTGGCGGGGCAGGCGCGCAGGTGGTGATCGAGGAGTTCATGGAAGGCGAGGAGGCAAGCTTCTTCGCCCTCACCGATGGCACCGCGATTGTCCCCTTCGGCTCTGCGCAGGATCACAAGCGCGTGGGCGACGGCGACACCGGCCCCAACACCGGCGGCATGGGCGCCTATTCCCCCGCCCCGGTGCTCACGGCGGAATTGCAGGCCCGCGTGATGGCCGAGATCATCGAGCCCACGGTGCGCACCATGCGCGAAGAGGGGAACCCCTATCAGGGTGTGCTCTTCGCCGGGCTGATGCTGACGGCGCAAGGCCCCAAGTTGATCGAATACAACGCCCGCTTCGGCGATCCTGAATGCCAGGTGCTGATGATGCGATTGGAGAGCGATCTGGTGAGCATCATGCTCGCCTGCGCGACCGGAACGCTGGAAGGCACCGCAGTCGCCCTGCGCGAGGAGACTGCGCTCACCGTGGTAATGGCGGCCAAGGGCTACCCCGGCACGCCGGAAAAGGGCGGCGCGATTGATCTGTCCGGCGTGGCAGCGGGCGCAGCCAAGATCTTCCACGCCGGAACCGCACTGAAGGACGGCGCGCTGGTGGCGAATGGCGGCCGCGTGCTCGCCGTCACCGCGACCGGCGCCAGCGTCACCGAGGCGCAGGCCAAGGCCTATGCCGCGGTCGGCGCGATCCGCTTCCCCTCGGGCTTCTGCCGCCGCGACATCGGCCATAGGGAAATAGCGCGCGAAGTCGCGCGGGAAGCCCAAGCACAAATTTGA
- the rpmB gene encoding 50S ribosomal protein L28, producing MSRICELTGKGRQVGHNVSHANNKTKRVFLPNLQNVTLLSETLDRGFKFRVSTHGLRSVEHNGGLDNWLLKTNDEKLSANALKVKRELVKARAAA from the coding sequence ATGTCGCGCATCTGCGAACTGACCGGCAAGGGCCGCCAGGTCGGCCACAATGTGAGCCACGCCAACAACAAGACCAAGCGCGTCTTTCTGCCCAACCTGCAGAACGTGACGCTGCTGAGCGAGACCCTCGATCGCGGCTTCAAGTTCCGCGTGTCGACCCACGGCCTGCGCTCGGTGGAGCACAATGGCGGTCTCGACAACTGGCTGCTCAAGACCAACGACGAAAAGCTTTCGGCCAACGCGCTGAAGGTGAAGCGCGAGCTGGTGAAGGCCCGCGCCGCCGCATAA